A single region of the Serinus canaria isolate serCan28SL12 chromosome 1, serCan2020, whole genome shotgun sequence genome encodes:
- the EIF1AX gene encoding eukaryotic translation initiation factor 1A, X-chromosomal encodes MPKNKGKGGKNRRRGKNENESEKRELVFKEDGQEYAQVIKMLGNGRLEALCFDGVKRLCHIRGKLRKKVWINTSDIILIGLRDYQDNKADVILKYNADEARSLKAYGELPEHAKINETDTFGPGDDDEIQFDDIGDDDEDIDDI; translated from the exons ATGCCTAAGAATAAAG GCAAAGGAGGTAAAAACAGGCGACGAGGTAAGAATGAGAATGAATCAGAAAAAAGAGAACTGGTCTTCAAAGAAGATGGGCAAG AATATGCCCAGGTGATCAAGATGTTAGGCAATGGAAGACTGGAGGCATTATGTTTTGATGGTGTGAAGAGGTTATGTCATATTAGGGGGAAGCTAAGAAAAAAG GTCTGGATAAATACATCTGATATTATATTGATTGGCTTAAGAGACTACCAG GATAACAAGGCTGATGTTATTCTAAAATACAATGCAGATGAAGCCAGAAGCCTGAAAGCATATGGAGAGCTTCCAGAACATG CTAAAATCAATGAAACAGACACATTTGGTCCTGGAGATGATGATGAAATCCAGTTTGATGATATTGGAGATGATGATGAAGATATTGATGAT atctAA